From the genome of Clostridiisalibacter paucivorans DSM 22131, one region includes:
- a CDS encoding sigma-54 interaction domain-containing protein produces the protein MALDTFKSYENYKLVFDEILNMTEDGFVVTAVDGTILEINKSYCDFLGTSKDYALGRNISELIKNTKMMEIASTGKKEVDVIHEFVDGQKYNGDDFLVVTRSPVKNNDEVIAAVAQVKFRLHTIKLADKLKRQDQELKYYRDELRRLGESKFSFESIVGVSDKFDEVKVLAKKASKNNLPVMITGETGTGKEVFANSIHYASDRKNNPLIRINCAAIPAELLESELFGYEEGSFTGAKKGGKKGKFQLADGGTIFLDEIGDMPMHMQAKLLRVLQENEIERIGGYEPIPIDVRVISATHQDLRKLIKEKKFREDLYYRLNVINIEIPPLRQRQEDIELFMNDFLEELNKKYKTSTTITPKAMELLRNHTWPGNVRELKNVVESAYALADDERIGIKQLPSNLITSGKKFSIDAKGNDLDFILNEFEKEIILDYLNKNDYKISKTARELGIHRTTLYNKLKKLNITISKNIEVE, from the coding sequence ATGGCCTTGGATACATTTAAAAGCTATGAAAATTATAAACTAGTTTTTGATGAAATCTTAAATATGACTGAAGATGGATTTGTAGTTACAGCTGTAGATGGAACTATCTTAGAGATAAATAAATCTTATTGTGATTTTTTAGGTACCAGTAAAGACTATGCCCTTGGAAGAAATATAAGTGAACTGATAAAGAATACCAAAATGATGGAAATTGCTTCAACAGGAAAAAAGGAAGTGGATGTAATCCATGAATTTGTAGATGGTCAGAAATATAATGGAGATGATTTTTTAGTAGTGACTAGATCTCCAGTAAAGAATAATGATGAGGTTATAGCTGCGGTGGCCCAGGTTAAATTTAGACTTCATACTATAAAATTGGCAGATAAATTGAAAAGACAGGATCAGGAATTAAAATATTATAGGGATGAGCTTAGAAGATTGGGTGAAAGCAAGTTCTCCTTTGAAAGTATAGTGGGGGTTAGCGATAAATTTGATGAAGTAAAGGTATTGGCTAAAAAGGCATCTAAAAACAATCTACCTGTTATGATAACAGGAGAGACTGGGACGGGAAAAGAAGTATTTGCAAACTCTATTCACTATGCCTCAGATAGGAAAAATAATCCTCTTATTAGGATTAATTGTGCTGCTATTCCAGCAGAACTTTTAGAGTCTGAACTATTTGGATATGAAGAAGGTTCTTTTACAGGAGCTAAAAAGGGAGGGAAAAAAGGAAAATTTCAATTGGCTGATGGAGGAACTATTTTCCTAGATGAAATTGGAGATATGCCTATGCATATGCAAGCTAAATTATTAAGGGTTCTTCAAGAAAATGAGATAGAGAGAATAGGGGGATACGAGCCAATACCCATAGATGTGAGGGTAATTTCTGCAACCCATCAAGATTTAAGGAAATTGATAAAAGAAAAGAAATTTAGAGAAGATCTTTATTATAGATTAAATGTAATAAATATAGAAATACCACCATTAAGACAGAGGCAGGAAGATATAGAATTATTTATGAATGACTTCTTAGAAGAATTGAATAAAAAATATAAAACTAGTACCACTATAACACCTAAGGCCATGGAGCTTTTACGAAACCATACATGGCCAGGCAATGTAAGGGAGCTTAAAAATGTAGTGGAGAGTGCATATGCATTAGCAGATGATGAAAGGATAGGTATAAAACAGTTGCCGTCTAATCTTATTACCTCTGGGAAAAAGTTTTCCATTGATGCTAAGGGAAATGATTTGGATTTTATACTGAATGAGTTTGAAAAGGAGATAATCTTGGATTATTTGAATAAAAATGATTATAAAATTTCTAAAACTGCTAGAGAACTAGGTATACACAGAACAACATTGTACAATAAATTGAAAAAACTTAATATAACCATATCTAAAAATATAGAAGTTGAATAG
- a CDS encoding enoyl-CoA hydratase-related protein has protein sequence MDLKNLLLEEKEGLLTITFNRPKALNALNNDTLKELDQVIEYAKSKEDILGLIVTGGDGKAFVAGADIVQMLPYKSEGGRDYAEFAQGVFNKLESLPKPVIAAVNGYALGGGCELSMSCDIRIASEKAVFGQPEVNLGVIPCFGGTQRLSRLVGAGIAKELIYTGRFVDAQEAKSIGLVNKVTTKEELLKEAEEMMKLIISKAPMAIKYSKLAINRGIEVDIYTGLEIEKDLAALTFASEDKDEGMSAFVEKRKPEFKNK, from the coding sequence ATGGATCTAAAAAATTTATTATTAGAGGAAAAGGAAGGTCTATTGACTATTACCTTCAACAGACCAAAGGCTTTAAATGCATTAAACAACGATACTTTAAAGGAATTAGATCAAGTTATAGAATATGCTAAATCCAAAGAAGACATCCTAGGTTTAATAGTGACTGGTGGAGATGGAAAGGCCTTTGTAGCTGGAGCAGATATAGTTCAAATGCTTCCTTACAAGTCTGAAGGCGGAAGAGACTATGCAGAATTTGCCCAGGGAGTGTTCAATAAATTAGAGTCATTGCCTAAACCCGTTATAGCTGCAGTAAATGGTTATGCATTAGGTGGAGGGTGTGAACTGTCTATGTCCTGTGACATTAGAATCGCATCTGAAAAAGCAGTCTTTGGCCAACCCGAAGTCAATCTTGGAGTTATACCTTGCTTTGGTGGTACCCAGAGACTAAGTAGGCTTGTAGGTGCTGGAATCGCCAAGGAATTGATATACACTGGAAGATTTGTAGATGCCCAAGAAGCTAAGTCAATAGGATTAGTTAATAAGGTAACTACTAAAGAAGAATTATTGAAAGAAGCGGAAGAAATGATGAAACTAATCATTTCTAAGGCCCCTATGGCTATAAAATACTCAAAATTAGCTATAAACAGAGGAATAGAAGTAGATATATATACAGGATTAGAGATAGAAAAAGATTTAGCCGCACTAACCTTTGCATCAGAGGATAAAGATGAAGGTATGTCAGCATTCGTAGAAAAACGAAAACCTGAATTCAAAAATAAATAA